TTTCAAATGGCTGAACCAAATCAACAATAATTTATGACAAACATATACGGATATTCTTGAGCATACCAAAACACAGAACAAAGAaggctttttcttctttttttcttgctcCTCACCATTGTTTATTTCAAATCACAGGAGGTCTGTCGCCAGATGGACTCGGTCTTCAAGGAGCTCCTCTCACGGCAAGTCACACAGGATCCTTCTTTCTCCTCGCCCACTGCCCAAGCTGCACAAAAGAAGGGAGGGCGTGATGGGCGCAAGGGGAAATGAGCAGCGCTCTTCAAAGCAGCAGATCCACTGAACCAAGGGCCCTGACATCACTGAAAGACACGAAAAAGAGAAAGGGATGGGCTCTGACTGCAGATTTCAGCACACCTTTTTCTGAAAGTGAGATCACTGAACCTGTTTTAGCTCTCTGTGGTCTTTGTGATTTGTTTGGGCTGTCCTCTTACTTAGATCTTGGTATTCATGTTTTGCACATGAGATCCCTGCTGTGGTTGCAGACCTGCAGTATAATATTAAAACTACTTGAAAAACATAGTTATGTATGCCTAcagctgaaaatatttacatagtTTTTGACTTAGTCTATGTAGATactcagctgttttcatttcagaaatattctgtttttaatcagtgCGCACACATTTACATACAAGCACATGTTTATTATCCAGTGTCTGTTTATCAAATGAGATGGAGTCCCATGGTTTATCAAAAAACTGTGAATACTATTGCTGTAAAGAATTTGTACATATTGCTTATTTGTAAGTTGGATCAGTCTGAATTTGTCTGTATATCAGGACCTAATgccaaataaatattttgtgtattcTGATCTTCATTTGCGGCAGGAGCCACTATTTTTCATGAGAAAATTCCTGCATTAACGACAAATGCGACGAAAAATTTCTCATGGTTTAGTGGGTTATGTTTTTGCATTAGCAGCAGTTATTCTTCCTGGGGTCTGCTCAATTCTTATGTGAcaatacaaaacataaaaaagataaacgtacagtgcctatgaaaaatattcacccccctggATTTTGTTACCCTTCTATTAACTGTACAAATCAATCATAATCAATGTAAACtatctttttttgacaaaaattacaaccaaaaaaaaaaactgtacacagatttctacaaagtaatgtcaattaaataattgagttaaaataagtgcataaatattcaccctgctttaaagagactgacctaattcaacagaggtccagccacttggtgctagtagtctcacattcagtgaaatggggatcacctgagtacagtgaatgtgtttcaagtgattgtagtataaagacacctgtgtctggaaggtccagtcaatggttaatcagtattcatggctaccattacaccatgaagacaaaaagaacaatccaagcaaatcagagaaaaggttaatgaaaagtgtaagtcaggggatgatacaaaaaaaatccaaagcactCCCATTCCCCTGGagttcaggtaaatccatcatcaagatattaaaggaatatggcacatgtgtaaatctgcatggatcaggctgtcctcccaaactgagtgaccatgcaagaagctGACTGGTGGGAGAGGCCAACAAAATGctcatgactactctgaaggagttacaagcttcagcagctgagatgggagagacacTGCATACAACCGTTGCCtgtgttcttcaccagtcaaagcttcatgggagggtggcaaagagaacgccactgttgaagaaaactcattaagtCTGCCAAATGGCATGTGAGGCTCCaaggtcaagtggaagaaagttctttggtcttatGAGACGAAAATggtactttttggccatcagaccaGACGCTTcatttggcagacaccaaaacTGCAcgtaaacacaaacacaccatccccactatgaagcatggtggtggcagcatcatgatgtgaggatgcttcttggcagtctGCCCTGGAAGGCacgtaaaagtagagggtaaaatgaatacgACAAAATAGGGaaatcctggagaacaatcttattcagtctgcaaaagaattACAGATTGGGAGAcggtttattttccagcaagacaatgacccaaagcacacagtgaaaggtacatagaaatggtttaaagattaGGAAAATCTTTTGGAGTGGCtaagtcaaagccaagacctcaatccaatacaAATTGTTTGGCTGGATTAGAAAagtgctgttcatgcctgatccctgtgcaacctgatagagcttgagcagttttgcaaagaagaatggagtaaaattgcagtgtccagatgtaaaagcctgactgagatctatccacagactcagagctgtgatggCAGCCAAAGGTGCACCTACTAAATGATAACTtgaagggggttaatatttatatattcactcattttccattatatatttttatttaattgacaataCTTTGttgacatctgttttcactatgACATAAaggaagggttttttttttattttattttatttttcaaaaatcttaattttattaacagttattgatttattaaatcagttaaagggtCAATCATCCAACAGGGtgagtactttttataggcactccGTCAAATAAACATGAATCAAACCATTATATGACTGGATTGGGCTAAAATAAATGATGTCAGCCATATTATTTTGATATTAATATAGATATCAAAATTTGGGGGATATGTTCCTTAATTTTCCTAAGATCAAGAAAAGACAGAACTGCATTCACCACCAGCATTTACataacatacattttatttgtttattcaaTACAATTTAGGTTCTGTAAAATGTATGCAACTGGTGAATATTGAAGGATATTGcccaattttttttatcatctgcagtctttttaaaaatcatttatcaatGACAATGTGACATGACAACAATTCACTGATgtcttttctgtttaaaaaaatatactttaGGTTTTACAATGgctatttccattttaaattgtatttgtgattttttttttttttttttttaccccctgACTATTTTATCCTTTTGTTTTGGCTGATATTTGGAAAATAATTTTCACTCTTGTTTGGGTTTCTGGCTCTGATAAGAGCAGTTGAAAGAGACGGCTCTGGTTCAGATGACGTGTCGACCATGGTGTCGACATGGTAACCCCCCAGCATGCTTTGCGGCGTAACAGTACACGTCATTGTTGCGCAGGCGCAGACGGGCTGCTACGGTGAGCTGAGGTGGACTTCTTCCTTTCTATCAGTGAGGAAAGAGCAGTGCAGTTCAGTAACTGAAACTCAGGAAGAACAGTAAACCTTTCTGACGACTATTCAGACCTCACAATGATTCGGAtagcagcttttctctctctgctgttggTCGCCTGCTCGGGTAAGTCAGGGGGGACAGAAGGAAGGTATTCAGCTGGGTTAATTAGCCTGTAATGCTAACCATCATTAGCCGGTAGCATCAAATCACAGCCACTTATAATCTGGGTTAGTTTGAGTTTAAGTGGTGTTTGTTGATTTCTAGCTGTAAATGATGGTGTATTGGTTTCAGGCATTTTAGTTGACATTTATTCCATTCTATGTGGTGACAGGAGAGAGCTGCACAGACCCAGCCATCACTCCGTCGGCCTACACCACGTCAGACGCCGTCATCTCTTCAGAGTCTGTCTTCATCGTTGAGCTCAGCCTGGCATGTGCCAACGGTGCACAGGTAATAGACCATCCCCAATATTTAAAACTGGCAGCATGATCACATATTGATGTTGGTCGGAGATTTACTCGCATTTGAATGTATCTGTTCTCCTCAGAGTGTGACACTGTATGCTGATGTCAATGGAAGACAATTCCCTGTGACCAGAGGTCAGGACGTCGGCAAGTACCAGGTATGGGGCTCATCAGATACTTACATGCGTACCTCTCTTTGTATGCTTGTGGTGTGTTTTGTAATGAAAAGTTCATGACAAGAACAAAGCAAGAGTTGGTTTTAGTTTGATTATTACCTAGCCTATGTCTATATGTCAGTTCTTTCTCATAGAGCACCACCCTGATTATTTTAAAGTATGCCGTTGACCTAGACTTGTGCTTCTCTCTTGGCGTCTTCCTTCTTGTGTGATTGTTCAATTGGGGCTTAAACACACTACTACATAGACCTGACATACACATCAGGGGTAACTCTAGTCAGTCAGAAATTGCCATTTTCATGTGTATACTCCTGTGGGGTACCTACCAATTCTTCCTTTCAATCACAAGAGTACCATAATCAATTCCATATCAGTCAGTGGCTTCACCACAAAGAGGGTAAAGGCTTTTGATTCCACTTTGGTAACTTAAACTTATGACTTCTCCCCTCAGGTGTCCTGGAGTCTTCCTCACAAACAGGCCAGCTCTGGTACATATCAGGTCAAATTCTTCGATGAAGAGTCCTACAGTGCCCTGCGTAAGGTTAGTGTTTGAGTCATATTGCGCTCTTTAATTGAGCTCTATTTGTTTTGGTGTATGCTGTGTATTTGTTATGAAATTTGAATTGGATCTGATGTAAATCTTCTTGGCTCCAGGCGCAGAGAAACAATGAAGATGTGAATGCCATTGAGCCTCTCTTCTCTGTCAACATCGACCACCGGGTGAGTTTCTTTAGACTTTCTGAGCCTCAAAGAGGGTGCCTAAACCTTTGCAAAACTGGTTGAACATTTTGTTCATTCATCAGTTCTTTTAAAATGACCCACAATCATAAGGCTAAAGTGTCTGGGACGGAGGATTTTGCAAGAATTAGTGTCCCATCAGCTTTCTAAAgctttaactcctttttttgGATCCTAGAGCCCTGTTTCTAGGTtcagtcttttttctttcttaaacaAATACCtatttgaatatatatatatatatatatatatagagagagagagagagacctgTTCATATCCCAAAAGTTCCAAAGAGTAATACTTCTGAGGGACCAGCCAGAAAACAATGGTAAATTTATTTTACTAATGATacttttaagacaaaaacaactAAAGTGAGTCAATGTTCATTGCAAGTAGTGCCCTCTGTCTACTAACACATAGCACATGCCAACTTAAAAATGCCTTAATATTTCATTGCCATGCTTACAGCATGAGTTTGCTGCTCCTTAAGGCCAAAAATGTCAGTTATGACCCAAAACTCATGAACTATTCCACTCAGAGACTAAACATATTAGACATATGATGCATTCTACACAGTCTTTCATTAGATACGATCTATCTATAacaattatttttccctttttcaagtGTCAGCATAGATGAGTAATGTTCAATTCCATTTTATTTGTAAACCCGTATTTATTTGTGAGTTATTGCTACTTTGTGTCGTTCAAAGGACGACAAATGAAGCTCGATCAAATCTAATGACACCAAATTGGCAGTGCACTTGATTTATTGAGAAAGGATAATTTTGCTGTGTACCATTAAAATTCCAATATTCatgaaaatttatttttggattCCCAAAGAGACGCTCAGTAGGTCAGTAGCTAGGGTGATAGAGGTGCTGGtatgttggttttattttggtttcttCCCATGACAGGCTTGCTTTGAGaacatattttgatatttttcatcagttgaTGTCACAAAAGGGGAATCAGTCAAACAAGAGTCTTGTCACTGGCGTGCTTGACATTAGACTGTGTGTTGTAGTTTGGTTCTCAGCTATTTTTTACCCTTCATGTTGGATCACAgatacttttttcatttttcagcatATTTCTAAAAAGTGGAACTTCGATATATAGTTGGCCACTGTTTGTTCACTTCTCTTCTGCTGCTAAGCTTTTTGTTCTCTCTCTTCAGGGTGCATGGAGCGGCCCCTGGGTGTCCACTGAGGTGGTGGCAGCCCTAATTGGTATCCTGGTCTACTACATGGCTTTCAGCGCTAAAAGTACCATCCAAGCATAAGCTGACTCACCATCACTCTGAAACCACTGGATCATTAGAGACTGAATTCTGGTGGCACTGAACCAATGATCCACAATAATCCAGTGAAGTGGCAAACCAGCAGGATTCTGCCCCCTGGGCCCCCTGCTTTGAGATGAGAAGCAGGAGCTGCAgtctttgtattttgtttttattcagactGTGTCTGTTTGTTATCACATTTTTCCTTCTACAGATGAATTTCTACATTGGTTTGTCTCCTCGATGTGGATagaattttgtaatttttagataaagtaaaaaaataaacctggATCGCATTAAACACATAGAGAGAGATGGtgttcagccctggtttaaGTTGGTTGCTCCATCCAGATCAGACATGGTCCGTGTGTGTGGACACGCTGATCAGAGTGGAACTTTGCTGAACACAAACAGAGCGAGGTCATGACCTCAGTGTAAATGAAATGTTGATAATGTGACCGCTCTGGCTGGCCTGAACAGGCCCAGTGTATTTGTCTCTTCCACTAAATTGAATAAATGGCTTGTTTTTCCTCCAGTGCTGTGTTTTGCTTCATGTGAGACCCCCTCCTCCTTACATTCCTCTTTCTCTGAGAGGGACCACAAGTTTCATGGTTTCTTGTTTCGTAGCAACACATAAattatgtagtttttgtcaattATTTAACAATTCTTACTATCACTGAGATCAAGTTCAAAGAAGTTTTGCAGACTAAATTAGCAGTGAAGGAAGACTGCTCTACAAGTGTTTAGAAAATAACTACTTTTCTACACGGAGATTCAAGCCTACTGTTCTCATGGAAAATGCCTTCTTCTATTTAATATTACTCTCATGAGAATAATTGCCctcattttaaatgtcttacTCTAAGTACTTACTTAATAAGATTTGTGTTGACCAAGAACCCCATTATTACTGAACATGATGAGAGTTGATGTTGTGGCCGAGCTCTCAGTGGACATTGTGGCTATTTTCGTGCGCAGAGAAGAGTCATCGGTGTCCCTGAAGCATTCCCTGATTTTCAAGGAGAAAAGCCTTTGCAGCAGAGCACCAGCAGCTGATGTCCTGTCCTGTTTCCTCTTAATTTACATCAGTGAGCTTGTTAAAGGTGTACAATCAGCCAGTGGAGCTATGTGTGTTATCTCTCTTTGCTGCGCTGCAGTGTCACCAGCTGAACACACTGTGGCAGCTGTGAGCTGCCTCTCTGTGCTGTGGTTGGCTGATGAGTGAGGCCAGCTATTACCTCATGTGATTTTTTATCTGGTTCAGTATCAGCTGCTAATATAATGCAGTAAATTACATAATGCAGTTTTGTGCTGCTGATCTGATTTACAACCATCTCACTCAATTTGTCACATTAGGTACTTACTTCACTCTCATGCTTAGGTTGTAAGAAAGATTTGaactgtgtgtgtttatttcagtAGTCAGTGTTTGTGCTGCACAGAGGGAGAGCTGCTTTTTTAGCCTCTACAGATCAGCACGGCTGCGGCTTCGCCCCAACTCCCACGGGACTAATGTAAACTTTGTATACAAGTAACATGATCCTGCACTCACAAAAACCCTGCACAGCATTCAGAGTGCACCAGAAGTTTCTCATATGTCTGCTTTTCTTGCAGCGTtgtcagcacaaacacacactcccaTGGTGTGTCAGCTTTTGTCTTCAGTCACCTTGGCGAGGAGACAATAGAGACATTACAGTGTTGTTAATTCAGAGCAGACACGAGCTGGATTGGATCCAGACCTCGGCCATGCCTGCAGAGTCACCTATTAAGGCTGTGGGAAGTGGGTGGGGGGCTAGATGGAGGGATATAAATGGAatggacaaacaaacagagaaagaagGCCAAgactcttcctcttctttgttgtgtgATGTTTAAAGTGCAGACCCTCACAATGGGGCCGATTATTGCAGATGTAGGATTAACTGTATTAAATTGcttgttaataataataataataataatacattttattcataaagtgCTTTTCAAAAACTCAGAGACACTGTATAATGATAATGAAATACAATGTTGTTGTTTAAGAATGCTGGATTTCACAGGATGTCTCAATTTGTTATTCAGTCCTGAtttgtttttgcagatttaATTCTGCCTCAAACGCTTATTCACAAAGTCATGCAAACAAATAAATCTTATAGATTTGTTTTATGAGATTACACAACACatggttttaacttttttgagaGATGAGCATGTGCTTATAATTATAAGTGTATCATTATTACATAAGATAGtatttttactttgtgtgtATGAGAGACTGTGTGCTGCCAGGCAGAGTAAAGCTGCTTTGACAGGGGTGTATAAAACAGCAGCTCAGGGTTCAGACTGCGATAGGCTTAGTGAGATCCAGCAATGTGGAAACTGGCGTCGCTCAAACTACTCTCACATGAAGTCACACTTCACTGTCTGTGCAGTAAGTTTGCATTGCTCGCTGTTGTTTCAAACTCTTCttctaaagaggaaaacaaactgAGGACTTAACTCAATCATCAGAAAACAGACTGTATCTTTTCACGTTTCCTACCTCTTGAATAACAGTTATTGTTGGGGTTATTTGGTGGATGTGTGAGTACAGTCAGGTATGATACATGAGTAGAAACAGTTTGCTGAAAGAATGGAGTCAGAGTCAGTTCAAAGCTTTTGTCATTTCCTCTGTGTCATCTacctcttcctctcctgtttGGGCATCCTCTAATTCACCAAACAGTCAAAAACAAG
This window of the Cheilinus undulatus linkage group 11, ASM1832078v1, whole genome shotgun sequence genome carries:
- the ssr4 gene encoding translocon-associated protein subunit delta encodes the protein MIRIAAFLSLLLVACSGESCTDPAITPSAYTTSDAVISSESVFIVELSLACANGAQSVTLYADVNGRQFPVTRGQDVGKYQVSWSLPHKQASSGTYQVKFFDEESYSALRKAQRNNEDVNAIEPLFSVNIDHRGAWSGPWVSTEVVAALIGILVYYMAFSAKSTIQA